The genomic region GTCAGACGTCATTCGAGCCTGAAGTATATCAGTCCGGTTGACTTTGAACTCATAAACAAATAACCTTAGAAAACTCTCCATTATTTCAGGGCAAGATCACACCCGCCCTACCAGTACGAGACGGCCGGCGCAGCGAATCGCACGAATTTCAATACTGGGTTCCGCGCTTGACCGCTTCTATATCCACAATCTTATCCGCGATATTCTGCAGAAACATTTCATCGTGGCTGATAATCAGCTGACCGATATCGATTCGCTTCAAATGGTTGGACAAGGCACAAAAAAGCTGGATTGCATTCGCGTCCAATCCAGATGTCGGTTCATCGAATATTATGAACTGCGGTGACATGGACAAAATGCTGATAAAGGCGAGCCGCCGCTTCTCTCCGGCTGACAACGTATGCGGGTCGCGCTCCGCTAGCGTATCATAATCCAAACCAACCAATTCAAAAAGATGCCTCAACTCAACATAACTAAGTGTCATGCCGAGATTTATAGGCCCGAAAGAAACCTCGTCGCGGCAGGTCGACATGCAGAACATTTTTTCAGGCTGTTGAAAAACCATCCCAATAATTCGCGGATCAACGATAGTTTGTTCTTTCTCTGCGGTTAGCGTATGAATTTGGACGCTTCCTGTATTCGGTTTCAGAAGACCTGTCAGAAGCAGAGCCAAGGTGCTCTTTCCGCTTCCGGTACTTCCTCGCAGGCCGGTAACGTTTTCTGTCTCAAATGAAAAATTAATAGCTGAAAACAGTTCCGGACTGTTAAGAAACGCAAAAGAGAGATGGTGAAGTTTGGCGGCGGTAATTTTTGTGTTTTGCCGCTTAACCAGAAACGAAATTGTCGGGGCCGGAATATTTTGGTTTGGGACATCTGCGAGGAGCCCTATTCTTTTAAGCATTTCGCTGTCATTCAATATCACCTCAGGTTTGCCATCTGCGGCCACACGCCCCGCATCCAGGATTTCAAGCCTCGAATATCCGCGAGCAGTGTCGAGCGACTGCGTAATCCGCAGTTCAATAAGATTTGGATTCCGCGCACGCAAACTGCGCAACTGCTCGTCTAAAATCTCGCGCCCTTTGATGTCAAGAAACGAGTCCGGTTCATCCAACAGCAAAATAGCCGGATCAGTTATCATCACCGACGCCAAGGCCACACGCTGTTTTTCACCACCTGACAACTGCGATGTGTGACGACTAAATAGATGAGAAATCCCAAATTGTTGGGCGGTATCCAACACTTTTTCATGCATTTCACTAAAAGTCATCGCTTGATTTTCAAGTCCAAAGGCGAGTTCTTTCTCGACTGTAACAGCAACCATCTGATTGTCCGGATTCTGGAAAAGTACGGCAATTTGACCCCTGTCTGTTGAATCCTTATCGCCCCCTGCCCGCTGATGTGTGATGAAAATCATGCCCGAATCTATACTTAACAGCCCAGCGATTGCTTTAATCAGTGTTGATTTACCCGAGCCGTTTGCGCCCATCACACAAACCGACTCGCCGGGCCGGAAGGTCAGGGAAATATCTGACAGAGAATCTTTGTCAGATTTGGGATAGCGGAATGTCAAATGGTTGAGGAAAAGCATAGAATGGTTTGTTGTCACATAATATCTTACTTAAAAAAACCGGCCTTTCACACGAGGAAGGCCGGTTCAATTCAGTTTCAACCGCAATTATCCCTGATAATTCACATCGAGCATCCGCGCCGCAGTCGATTCATCGAGACGCCGCACGGGTGTCGTAAAGGGCGCCAAGGTGACTTTTTTGGGGTCGGTCTCCGCCTCACGGGCAATCTGTTCCATAAACCCGGCGAAATCATCAAGCGTCTCTTTGCTCTCGGTTTCGGTCGGCTCAATCATCATCGCTTCGGGAACGATAAGCGGAAAATAGTTAGTCGGGGCATGGACACCGAAATCCAGCAGACGCTTTGAGATATCTGAAGTTTTCACGCCAAGCTTTTTCTGGCGGTTGCCGGAAATAACAAACTCATGCATGCAATGTTTATCATAAGGCAGGTCATAATCTTTGCGCAAAAGCTCTTTGAGATAATTGGCGTTGATGACCGCATTTTCGGATACCTCGCGAAGTCCTTTGCCGCCGAGAGTTTTAATATAGGCGTAAGCTCGGACCATGTGGGCAAAATTGCCATAAAAAGCATGGAGTCGGCCAATCGAATGAGGGCAGTCGTAGTTAAGGAAAGAGCGGCCTTTGTTGTCTTTTTCTACAACCGGAGTCGGTAGATATTTTTTCAACCGCTCAGTCACACCAATTGCGCCTGCGCCCGGTCCGCCTCCGCCATGCGGGATGGTAAACGTTTTGTGCAGATTGAAATGCATCATATCAAAGCCAATATCAGCCGGACGAAAGATTCCCATATGAGCATTCAAATTCGCCCCGTCCATGTACATAAGACCGCCCTTGCCATGGACAATTCGGGTGATCTCTTTGATATTAGTTTCAAACAGTCCCAGCGTATTCGGGTTGGTTGTCATCATCCCCACCACATGCTCATCCATGACTTCGGCCACTGCCTCGGGAGAGATGACTCCGTGCTCATTTGACTTAATTTGAACGACCTCGAAACCTACCGATGTCACTGTTGCCGGATTTGTGCCATGGGCTGATTCCGGAATGATGACTTTGTATCGCCGTTCGCCTCCATTTTGAAGCTGGTGGGCACGCATTATCAGCAGTCCCGCAAACTCTCCCTGCGCTCCGGCAACGGGCTGAAGCGAGACTCCTGCAAAGCCCGATATTTCCCCAAGCATTTCAGCCAATTCATACATGATTTCAAGAGAACCCTGAGAGGCAAAATCCGGAGTCAAGGGATGAAGCGCACTGAATCCGGGCATCGCTGCCGCGACTTCGTTAAGCTTGGGATTGTATTTCATTGTGCATGATCCAAGCGGATAGAAGCCTTTGTCGATATGATGGTTCTTGACCGACAGATTCACAAAATGCCGCATTACCTGCGGTTCTGAGACCTCGGGCAGATTGGCATCCTCGGCGCGGAGATACTTTTCAGGAATAGAGTCAAGAATCTCGCGTTCGGTTCGCTCACCGGCAGGCAGGGTATACCCCTGCCGGCCGGGCATTGAATGATCATAAATCAGTTGCTTGTCGGTCACTCGTCTTCTTTCATCAATTAAGCCGTGGAAGAAATAGGTTCGCTCTACTTTTTCTCTTCGGTCGGTTTCGCTTTCAATTTGGCAATCTGTTTCTGGGCATAGGCCGTGTCTTCGGAATTCGGATGGTTTTTCATGAACTTTTCGAACGAGGATATCGCCATGGTAGTATCCCCTTTTTGCCTATATGCAACAGCTGTCATGATGTCGGCCTCTTCAGCGGCTGGGCCTTGTTTGAAGTCGGCGGCAATAGCAGAAAAGAGGGATATCGATTTATCATAATCTTTACTGCGCCGATACATATCGGCAATAGCAAGCCGCGACTTGGCCGTCAATGTATCTTTCGGCTCTCCTGCAGATATTACTTTGGTGTACCAGCTTTCGGCTTCGACCGATCCGCCGCGGTATTTGTATTTGTCAGCTATCTCAAAATAGAGGGCGCGATCTTCTTTGGTTTTGGCTTGATTGAGCAAGTCATCAAGCGTCCCGATACCGTTTTTGTAATCAGTCAGGGTTTTCAAGAAAGGTTCTGTCGCCAAATACCCGACAATTCGGTCAATTTCCTTGCCTGTCTGATCTGTCAGCACAATTGTAGGATACCCAGATACATGATAATGCTTTGCCAAGGCCGAATCAACTTCAGCGTTTACTTTGGTCAGCACCATCTGGGTGTTAAAGAAATCAATTGCATTTGAATCAACGAACACGACCGTGTCCATAACCTTGCACCAGCCTCACCAATCGGTGAAAAATTTTAGTACAATCGGTTGATTCTTTGCCGCCGCCTGCTCTATCGCTTCCGGCATGGTCGTGTAAAACGAAGCATGTCCTGGTTCCGATACAAGCGTGGCGCTCGCAGAACTCGCTAAAACAACAAGTCCGGCGATAACAACTGCCATTGTCAGTTTGCTCATACGCGCTCTCCTTTTCCACAGAGGTTAAACCGTTTTAATATGTACATGTCGATAATTTTTACCAAGTAATCCCTCAAGCGCGAGGAGGGCTTCTTCCTTAAACTCACGTGGAACCATAAGGACGATTGACTCCTCGCTTTGGTCGATGCCATTGCTGTCGATACCCTGCGCCTGAATACCGCTCAAATGAATTGATGAAACCATCGATGGTATGTTGACCGAGTGCAGAACTGCCTGGGACCGTTCGGCATTAAGCTTTCCATTGAGGGCGCAAACGGGGACCCAGCTGTCATCAGGCGATGTCGCCACAGTCGGTGTGAGCGGTTGGGCCACAAGCGTTTTGCCGCAATCAGGACAGACCCCGACGGTGGGTTCAAACTCGTATGAACATGACGGACAAAAGGGCATTATTGTTTATCTCCTCTATCGGACTTTCGTTTCCAGCGTTCGCCGACAGTCATTTCCAAAATGCCCGATGCTTCCTCGGCGAAGGAGCTGGGGACTGATATTTCAAAGAGCGATGAACCTTGGCCATAAAAACTATTCAATGTCAGGCCGATCTCTCCAAAATAGCCGGACTTGGATATAACCACGGCGGGTATATTGTACGACATCAATGCTTCGCGGGCAAAATCCGCAGAAAGTTTATCGTCGACTGTGCCGAGTAACATCCATTCCTGATCTTTCTCGTGTTCCGAATCAACGTCAAGTTCTTCCTTACAGATTGGACAGGTTGTCGCTTCATCGGCCCATTCATTATTACATACGGGACAAAACACCACTTGAGGTCAATTCCTTTAATCCTGAGACCATCCGGTCAATTTCCGCATCAGTTCGCTTTTCTGTTGTTGCGACAATAAGACAATTGTCCATTCCGCCGAACCACCTGCCGGCATCGACTCCGGGAAGCACCCCGCGCTCCACCAGAGCAGAGATAATTTCCGCGGCGGGACGGGGCGTCTCGACTGCAAATTCACGAACAAACGGGGCTTTAAAATACGAACGGTATCCACCCAGCGCAAAAATTCCACGCGCCAACCTCTGCGCTTTTTCTGCCGAAAGGAGCGCAACTTTTTTGAGACCTGTTTTACCTAAAAGACTCATATACGCTGTAGCCATAGTCGCGCAGAAGGCCTGATTGGTGCAGATATTTGAGGTCGCCTTATCGCGGCGGATATGCTGTTCTCGTGTTTGGAGAGTGAGGACAAAACCGGGACGGCCATCGACATCTTTTGTGCGGGCCGCGATTCTGCCGGGAAGATTGCGTATCAGTTCTTTTTTTACAGCAAAAAACCCTACCAGTGGCCCCCCGAATGAAATTGGAATGCCCAATGGCTGACCTTCGCCGACTGCGATATCCGCGCCATATTCGCCGGGTGTTTTGAGCAATGCCTGAGCAATGGGGTCGACCGTCATGATGAGTTTGCCGCCAACTCCATGGATTATGCGCTCTGCAGTTTCGATATCTTCGAGCAAGCCAAAGAAGTTTGGCTGGCCAAGCATGACACACGCCGTTTCTTCATTTACAGCATCCTGCAAACGATTGAAATCAGTCAAGCCCTCTTTCATCGGGATGGTTTCAATCGAGACTTCGCGCGCCGCAAGATAGGTGGCAATAACTTGGCGGTACATCGGGTTGACTGTCTCAGAAAGCACAATATGTTTCCGCTTGGTTGCCGCGCAGGCCAAAATAACGGCTTCGGCGGCAGCGCTGGCGCCATCGTAGAGTGAGGCGTTTGACACATCCATCCCTGTCAGACGGCAGATATGGGTTTGGAACTCATAGATTAGCTGTAGTGTCCCCTGCGCGACCTCGGGCTGATAGGGCGTGTACGCCGTCATAAACTCCGGACGCATGACGGCCGCAAATTCAGCCGCGGGAATAAAATGGTCATAGATTCCTGCACCAGCGAAGCAGGCGATCTCGGATGAATTTTTCTTACTAATTTGATCAATCTCGGCCAGCAATTCCATCTCGGAGAGCATAGGAATATCGAGCGG from Candidatus Zixiibacteriota bacterium harbors:
- a CDS encoding energy-coupling factor transporter ATPase yields the protein MTTNHSMLFLNHLTFRYPKSDKDSLSDISLTFRPGESVCVMGANGSGKSTLIKAIAGLLSIDSGMIFITHQRAGGDKDSTDRGQIAVLFQNPDNQMVAVTVEKELAFGLENQAMTFSEMHEKVLDTAQQFGISHLFSRHTSQLSGGEKQRVALASVMITDPAILLLDEPDSFLDIKGREILDEQLRSLRARNPNLIELRITQSLDTARGYSRLEILDAGRVAADGKPEVILNDSEMLKRIGLLADVPNQNIPAPTISFLVKRQNTKITAAKLHHLSFAFLNSPELFSAINFSFETENVTGLRGSTGSGKSTLALLLTGLLKPNTGSVQIHTLTAEKEQTIVDPRIIGMVFQQPEKMFCMSTCRDEVSFGPINLGMTLSYVELRHLFELVGLDYDTLAERDPHTLSAGEKRRLAFISILSMSPQFIIFDEPTSGLDANAIQLFCALSNHLKRIDIGQLIISHDEMFLQNIADKIVDIEAVKRGTQY
- the gcvPB gene encoding aminomethyl-transferring glycine dehydrogenase subunit GcvPB yields the protein MTDKQLIYDHSMPGRQGYTLPAGERTEREILDSIPEKYLRAEDANLPEVSEPQVMRHFVNLSVKNHHIDKGFYPLGSCTMKYNPKLNEVAAAMPGFSALHPLTPDFASQGSLEIMYELAEMLGEISGFAGVSLQPVAGAQGEFAGLLIMRAHQLQNGGERRYKVIIPESAHGTNPATVTSVGFEVVQIKSNEHGVISPEAVAEVMDEHVVGMMTTNPNTLGLFETNIKEITRIVHGKGGLMYMDGANLNAHMGIFRPADIGFDMMHFNLHKTFTIPHGGGGPGAGAIGVTERLKKYLPTPVVEKDNKGRSFLNYDCPHSIGRLHAFYGNFAHMVRAYAYIKTLGGKGLREVSENAVINANYLKELLRKDYDLPYDKHCMHEFVISGNRQKKLGVKTSDISKRLLDFGVHAPTNYFPLIVPEAMMIEPTETESKETLDDFAGFMEQIAREAETDPKKVTLAPFTTPVRRLDESTAARMLDVNYQG
- the bamD gene encoding outer membrane protein assembly factor BamD, with amino-acid sequence MDTVVFVDSNAIDFFNTQMVLTKVNAEVDSALAKHYHVSGYPTIVLTDQTGKEIDRIVGYLATEPFLKTLTDYKNGIGTLDDLLNQAKTKEDRALYFEIADKYKYRGGSVEAESWYTKVISAGEPKDTLTAKSRLAIADMYRRSKDYDKSISLFSAIAADFKQGPAAEEADIMTAVAYRQKGDTTMAISSFEKFMKNHPNSEDTAYAQKQIAKLKAKPTEEKK
- the gcvPA gene encoding aminomethyl-transferring glycine dehydrogenase subunit GcvPA, whose amino-acid sequence is MSFIPNTDDDRRAMLDKIGVKNFNELIGAIPDSLRLNRPLDIPMLSEMELLAEIDQISKKNSSEIACFAGAGIYDHFIPAAEFAAVMRPEFMTAYTPYQPEVAQGTLQLIYEFQTHICRLTGMDVSNASLYDGASAAAEAVILACAATKRKHIVLSETVNPMYRQVIATYLAAREVSIETIPMKEGLTDFNRLQDAVNEETACVMLGQPNFFGLLEDIETAERIIHGVGGKLIMTVDPIAQALLKTPGEYGADIAVGEGQPLGIPISFGGPLVGFFAVKKELIRNLPGRIAARTKDVDGRPGFVLTLQTREQHIRRDKATSNICTNQAFCATMATAYMSLLGKTGLKKVALLSAEKAQRLARGIFALGGYRSYFKAPFVREFAVETPRPAAEIISALVERGVLPGVDAGRWFGGMDNCLIVATTEKRTDAEIDRMVSGLKELTSSGVLSRM